A stretch of the Arthrobacter stackebrandtii genome encodes the following:
- a CDS encoding LuxR C-terminal-related transcriptional regulator, protein MNIERMVGVPRIPGGVARRPRLFQTLASHDDAALIVLRASAGAGKTVLAADYIRSENRSCVWVTVDSSYATRSAFWTVVLQRLASFLGDDPKASLPQDFDVRDVTVRTRLREAFELNPAQLTLVIDDYQLLENTEVEEDIAWLATTFRQIRFMVLTRSRTGLESPDLMARLDTAVICMDELLLTPKEAEQVIKSIGAEALGNTAEVMAVTAGFPASVRALANGVALLESRGRQPSHEDIVFLAAQPMRTVLKAYLQDKNFGEFLCKTSIPESMSVDLARDLTGSNCAEVFLQHAEDLGLALSSGQGTDLSYTYSAPLREALLLELHERLPAIVPSLQRRCAQWYLANGSSLAALQSALLAGDLGLANAVIRGRWSDLFQFHGKSALALLRDQPLRKLQRYPIMLFFIAICYNASKIHKLRAAEYFAFAITSAQLHSSRLRVTDRVVIQMILAISFRLSGLGEQARKAATLCLDLAASLSAEQRDEVAGLLPAIYVHCGLSLYEAGELDRALDSFGLAYICVVSEHTATTRFQAGGLVAMAHAINGEIEESRLWLREIESKSWPLEWYSKYIGAGYRIATALVRIEEHNFVAAEAALAELAPHRTTIEHWSQMVYAETLLALLQSNAGHQANFLENSLKDKHARPRLAPVSQSNVGAYLAMLHIASGNHHKARVTIRKCPLRTAEVHIVSAHLARATGNLQKVFTDGPKAMKNASPRHRASFLLLKSITVLKGGNNDAALELLDAACELMSTNDLRSPLAFLSQADAGALQQLASTSTSSTTRAAVEETPFAPVLPPPELSAALTVREVEVIQVLATAVDTKEVAERLFVSINTVKSQLRSAYRKLGVSSREEALLEAVRQGILDHDYPET, encoded by the coding sequence TTGAATATCGAAAGAATGGTTGGCGTCCCGCGCATTCCAGGCGGGGTCGCGCGAAGACCTCGACTTTTTCAAACGCTGGCAAGCCACGACGATGCAGCTTTAATCGTCCTTCGTGCTTCTGCCGGGGCGGGTAAGACCGTGCTTGCTGCGGATTACATTCGCAGCGAGAATCGATCCTGCGTCTGGGTGACTGTGGATTCGAGCTACGCTACACGCTCGGCCTTTTGGACAGTGGTTTTGCAGCGTCTTGCCTCCTTCCTGGGAGATGATCCAAAAGCTTCTTTACCTCAGGATTTCGACGTCCGCGACGTGACAGTCCGCACCCGGTTGAGGGAAGCCTTCGAATTGAATCCAGCGCAGCTGACACTTGTGATTGATGACTATCAGCTTTTGGAGAATACTGAAGTCGAGGAGGACATTGCTTGGCTGGCCACGACTTTCCGTCAGATACGTTTCATGGTGTTGACCCGTTCGCGGACTGGCTTAGAGTCTCCTGATTTGATGGCACGACTTGATACCGCTGTCATCTGTATGGATGAACTTCTCTTGACACCGAAGGAAGCTGAACAGGTTATCAAGTCAATCGGTGCGGAGGCACTGGGAAATACGGCGGAAGTCATGGCCGTGACAGCTGGATTCCCGGCGTCGGTTCGTGCGCTGGCCAACGGTGTCGCTCTGCTGGAAAGTCGTGGCCGCCAGCCATCCCATGAAGACATAGTTTTCCTGGCTGCCCAACCGATGCGTACGGTTCTTAAAGCCTATCTGCAGGATAAGAATTTCGGTGAGTTCCTGTGTAAGACTTCGATTCCAGAGTCCATGAGCGTAGATCTTGCCCGTGATTTAACAGGAAGCAACTGCGCCGAAGTTTTTCTGCAGCACGCTGAAGACCTAGGCCTTGCCCTGTCTTCCGGTCAAGGGACGGACCTGTCATACACCTACTCCGCGCCGCTCCGAGAAGCATTGCTACTCGAATTGCACGAAAGATTGCCTGCAATCGTCCCAAGCCTGCAGCGCAGATGCGCTCAGTGGTATCTTGCGAACGGCAGTTCTTTGGCAGCCCTGCAGTCTGCGCTCTTGGCGGGAGACTTGGGGCTGGCCAATGCAGTCATTCGGGGCAGATGGAGTGACCTGTTCCAGTTCCATGGAAAAAGTGCGTTGGCTCTCCTGCGTGATCAGCCACTGCGGAAGCTCCAGCGTTACCCCATCATGCTCTTCTTTATTGCCATTTGCTACAATGCATCGAAAATTCATAAACTCCGCGCAGCCGAATATTTTGCATTTGCCATTACTTCGGCACAACTTCACTCATCCCGACTCAGAGTCACTGATCGGGTCGTCATCCAGATGATTCTGGCCATAAGCTTTCGATTGTCCGGGTTGGGGGAACAAGCACGAAAGGCAGCGACCTTATGCTTGGATTTGGCAGCCTCCCTCAGCGCTGAACAGCGGGATGAGGTGGCGGGTTTACTGCCAGCGATTTACGTGCACTGCGGTCTTTCGCTTTACGAAGCTGGGGAATTGGACCGGGCCCTGGACAGCTTTGGTTTAGCTTATATCTGCGTCGTTAGCGAACACACGGCCACAACGAGATTCCAAGCCGGCGGTTTGGTTGCCATGGCCCACGCAATTAATGGTGAGATTGAGGAATCTCGGCTCTGGCTACGAGAAATCGAGAGCAAAAGTTGGCCGCTTGAGTGGTATAGCAAATACATCGGCGCAGGGTATCGGATCGCAACGGCTTTGGTCAGGATCGAGGAGCACAATTTTGTAGCCGCGGAAGCGGCTTTGGCTGAACTGGCACCTCACCGCACAACAATTGAGCATTGGTCTCAAATGGTCTATGCAGAAACTCTGCTCGCCCTGCTGCAGAGCAATGCTGGACATCAAGCAAACTTTCTTGAGAATTCACTGAAGGACAAACATGCGAGGCCACGTTTGGCTCCAGTTTCCCAGAGCAACGTCGGCGCATACTTGGCGATGCTCCACATCGCCTCCGGCAACCACCACAAAGCCCGAGTGACTATTCGCAAGTGCCCCCTTCGAACGGCTGAGGTACACATTGTCAGTGCTCACTTGGCCCGGGCCACAGGAAACTTACAGAAGGTGTTTACTGATGGACCGAAAGCCATGAAAAATGCCTCGCCGCGGCACCGGGCTTCATTTCTTCTGCTGAAGAGCATAACTGTCTTGAAGGGCGGGAATAATGACGCTGCACTGGAGTTACTGGATGCGGCCTGCGAGTTGATGTCGACCAACGACCTACGCTCTCCCCTCGCCTTTTTATCTCAGGCTGACGCTGGTGCTCTCCAGCAATTGGCATCAACGAGTACCTCGTCGACCACCCGAGCAGCGGTGGAAGAGACCCCCTTTGCGCCTGTTCTACCGCCCCCGGAACTGTCAGCAGCACTCACGGTGCGTGAAGTAGAGGTAATTCAGGTGCTGGCCACCGCTGTCGATACGAAGGAGGTTGCGGAGCGGCTGTTCGTTTCTATCAACACAGTCAAAAGTCAGCTGCGTAGCGCTTATCGAAAGCTCGGAGTATCTTCGCGCGAAGAAGCGTTGCTGGAAGCGGTCCGTCAAGGCATCCTTGACCACGACTATCCGGAGACGTGA